Proteins encoded by one window of Elaeis guineensis isolate ETL-2024a chromosome 12, EG11, whole genome shotgun sequence:
- the LOC105055059 gene encoding BTB/POZ domain-containing protein At3g50780 produces MAPGSGGGARKRAHAESTTSHPSEPDPDPDETLAENCPPPTPIPSSAPTAGGFNDPATADVLLRLHLDDSSPPSSPAHHPTFLDLHLHFFALRRSRYFAALLSDRWLPDATDSTDAVPRLSLMVPSPAARSRGPFESHVAVLRLLYTFDFSGSILTAADALEMLPVALELLFDDCIQACVRFLEAVPWTEEEEEAVLNLIPFLQEEESRDLLARILPETSSDGKHPSEEMLHSLILSAIHSHPKVATVKAFVAKLLRDYPSRDSVRSVLDRAFLVSLESVKKLLGEYASPDFRVAEDNDETEAIQRLSLYKAMVNARHLLWLVERMIELRVADMAVREWSEQAALVADLQRTFRDDAWRNIAPGFPSLVMRCTSRLANAVAAGSILAPRQVRMRLVKEWLPVLNVCRDMVSPMPSGHKMLYQEMEEIFLSIISTLPMSDAQELLQQCLSFSTRNVDDCPHLILAFNTWFRRANRPPYDGSAS; encoded by the exons ATGGCCCCCGGCAGTGGCGGAGGAGCCCGGAAACGGGCGCACGCGGAGAGCACCACCAGCCACCCCTCCGAACCCGACCCCGATCCTGACGAAACCCTAGCCGAGAATTGTCCTCCCCCCACGCCTATCCCCTCCTCCGCCCCTACCGCCGGTGGTTTCAACGATCCCGCCACCGCCGACGTCCTCCTCCGCCTCCACCTCGACGATTCCTCCCCCCCTTCCTCCCCCGCTCACCACCCCACCTTCCTCGACCTCCACCTCCACTTCTTCGCCCTCCGCCGCTCTCGCTACTTCGCCGCCCTTCTCTCCGACCGGTGGCTCCCCGACGCCACCGACTCTACCGACGCTGTCCCCCGCCTCAGCCTCATGGTCCCCTCCCCCGCCGCCCGCTCCCGCGGTCCCTTCGAGTCCCACGTTGCCGTCCTCCGTCTGCTCTACACCTTCGATTTCTCCGGCTCGATCCTCACCGCCGCCGACGCTCTGGAGATGCTTCCCGTCGCCCTCGAGCTCCTCTTCGACGATTGCATCCAGGCCTGCGTACGATTCCTCGAGGCCGTGCCCTGgaccgaggaggaggaggaggccgtGCTCAATTTGATCCCTTTCCTTCAAGAAGAGGAATCCCGCGACCTCCTCGCTAGGATCCTGCCGGAGACAAGTTCCGACGGGAAGCACCCCTCGGAGGAGATGCTTCACAGCCTGATCCTCTCGGCCATCCACAGCCATCCGAAGGTGGCCACCGTGAAGGCCTTCGTGGCGAAGCTGCTGAGAGATTACCCCTCGCGTGACTCGGTGAGGAGTGTCTTGGACCGAGCATTCTTGGTGAGCCTGGAATCAGTGAAGAAATTGCTCGGAGAGTATGCAAGCCCGGACTTCAGGGTGGCGGAGGACAACGATGAGACCGAGGCGATACAGAGGCTGAGCCTCTACAAGGCAATGGTGAATGCGAGGCACCTGCTGTGGCTGGTGGAGAGGATGATCGAGCTGAGGGTGGCGGACATGGCGGTGAGGGAATGGAGTGAGCAGGCCGCGCTCGTGGCCGACCTGCAGAGGACGTTCAGGGACGATGCATGGCGGAATATTGCACCTGGCTTCCCATCACTGGTGATGAGGTGCACCAGCCGGCTCGCCAACGCTGTGGCTGCCGGGTCCATCCTAGCTCCCAGACAG GTGAGAATGAGGCTTGTGAAGGAGTGGCTTCCTGTGTTGAATGTTTGCAGAGATATGGTTTCACCAATGCCATCTGGTCACAAAATGCTTTATCAGGAGATGGAAGAAATATTTCTAAGTATTATCTCCACCCTGCCAATGTCAGATGCCCAAGAATTGCTGCAGCAGTGTCTCAGCTTCTCCACACGCAATGTTGATGACTGTCCGCACCTGATCTTGGCATTCAATACGTGGTTTAGGCGGGCGAATCGACCACCATATGATGGCAGTGCCAGTTGA